A window of the Brachyhypopomus gauderio isolate BG-103 chromosome 14, BGAUD_0.2, whole genome shotgun sequence genome harbors these coding sequences:
- the nat8l gene encoding N-acetylaspartate synthetase codes for MHCSSPKMVCETKIVADEHDAIPGTKKDSLIVSSSQMWTSSPSSPGALDHKEVKRDQVWIREYERADHAEVHRIFCEGIMERIPNSAFRGLKQQPHTQFLYAVLTVMCFVMTKSIMLTFCTPFILMGTRYYYSRKVILSYLDCALHTDMADIEGYYMKPTGSCFWVAVLEGRVVGIVAAQGREDDNTVELRRMSVDSRFRGKGIAKALGRRVLEFAMLNNYSAVVLGTTAVKMAAHKLYESLGFQRVGESEDYTLPGMSRSAMERLFFQIRYSRYRLQLHEE; via the exons ATGCATTGTTCGTCTCCCAAAATGGTTTGCGAGACTAAAATAGTTGCAGACGAGCACGACGCCATACCCGGGACAAAAAAAGATTCTCTTATCGTTTCCTCCTCTCAAATGTGGACATCTTCTCCGTCGAGCCCCGGCGCGTTGGACCATAAGGAGGTGAAACGGGACCAGGTTTGGATACGCGAGTATGAGCGCGCGGACCACGCGGAGGTGCACCGCATCTTCTGTGAAGGCATCATGGAGCGGATACCCAACTCAGCTTTTAGGGGTCTAAAACAGCAACCACACACTCAGTTTCTTTACGCGGTGCTCACAG TAATGTGCTTTGTTATGACCAAGTCCATCATGCTGACGTTCTGTACGCCGTTCATTCTCATGGGAACGCGTTATTACTACAGCAGGAAGGTCATTCTCAGTTACCTGGACTGTGCCCTCCACACAGACATGGCTGACATAGAGGGATACTACATGAAACCAACAG GTTCCTGCTTCTGGGTGGCGGTTCTGGAGGGGCGCGTGGTGGGCATCGTAGCGGCACAGGGACGAGAAGACGACAACACCGTGGAGCTTCGCCGCATGTCTGTGGACTCTCGTTTCCGTGGGAAGGGCATCGCCAAGGCGCTGGGGCGGCGCGTTCTAGAATTTGCCATGCTCAACAACTACTCAGCCGTGGTTCTGGGAACGACAGCTGTCAAGATGGCCGCCCACAAGCTGTATGAATCACTGGGTTTCCAGAGGGTGGGCGAGAGTGAGGACTACACTCTTCCTGGGATGAGCCGCTCAGCAATGGAGAGGCTCTTCTTCCAGATCCGTTACAGCCGTTATCGGCTACAGCTTCACGAAGAGTAA
- the nicol1 gene encoding NELL2-interacting cell ontogeny regulator 1 has translation MRSSSVLAKVMLLVLVQLLCFRQLNAEQESGTVIPAESRPCVDCHAFEFMQRALQDLKKTAFNLDSRTESLVLRAERRALCDCLPVNTLT, from the exons ATGAGGTCGAGCAGCGTTCTCGCTAAGGTGATGTTGCTGGTGCTGGTCCAGCTTCTCTGCTTCAGGCAGCTCAACGCCGAACAGGAGTCGGGCACCGTAATTCCTGCGGAGA GTCGGCCCTGCGTGGACTGCCACGCGTTTGAATTCATGCAGCGAGCACTGCAGGATCTGAAGAAGACAGCGTTCAACCTCGACTCACGG ACTGAGAGTTTGGTGTTGCGAGCAGAGAGGAGGGCGCTGTGTGACTGTCTGCCTGTCAACACCCTAACCTGA